Within Lepus europaeus isolate LE1 chromosome 8, mLepTim1.pri, whole genome shotgun sequence, the genomic segment ATAGGGTCATTGCCTTCCTATAGTTACACTCTGAGCATCATTACCAGATGAAAGCTTGGATTTCAGATTAGCAAGCTCCCATGGAAGTCAAGTTTGAAAGCCCAGTCTGTTTCTCTAGAACATCTGTGATTTGTACCAAGATATGTGCTGCCTCTCCTTCCTAGGGATTTGGAAGCCCAAGGTTACAAGCTGTGAGAATAATTTCCCTTGACAGTGCCATCCTCCAGCTCTCGAGTTGAATAACTTCATTTGTAAAACAGACCAGGAGATTCCCTGCACTAGGACAGCAGTTGGATGATTTCCCTGCCTCCATTCTCTTCCGGCCATCCTCCAACCTCTGCTGTGTATACCGCTGCTAGGAACTTCCCCTTGGGGGGCTACACTACAGCATAGTGGATAGAGCctctgggcatcccatatggatggggGTTTCCCATaggtatgttgattggcttggggctcatggagatagcgggggtctcctggagactgttcatctccttaggggctcggccccctcctctgctagctctgggtggaagactGCAGCCACCCTGGAGGTGTGATTTAAAGTCGTGAGGTCACACAAGATGGCCTGGATCTCCTGGGACCAGTctgactctccccaggggctcagccccttcccctgccagctctgggtgaaagatcgcccccaccctgaaggtgtgacTTAAGGCCGCAAGGTCTCACACgcagcacaagaagctgttaGTGAGGGAGATGCCAGctggcctggagacaggctttccagccacagctgacagtTTGCTcgtgaaggacattctacctgCGTCTGAAGGGGCCCGCGGACTCTCAGCCCCACAGGCCGGCCTCACCAGGCTCTTGATGAGTTACTGAGTACACATGTCGTTCTTTACTGAAGTCCCGGAGGAATTCCAGAGTGTGGGTTGTTTTGGTGAACAGCAAATATCCAAAACCACGAATGATGACTCTACTGAGGAAGAACACTTGCTGAACTCTCCGCGGGAGTACACAGGAAACCCTAAGAGATTTAGTTGTCTGTGGAGAAACCAGATGGCTGGTCTATGGGGTGGGAGGCAGACTGTTCAACCGATGCcctttttatagttttaaaagctTGAATCATGTAAGCATagtctctgttttttaaattaagtaaaaaaataatttcagataatAGGCAGACTGTATACCACAAGAAAAACCAATTTCTTAGAAGGGAAACTTAATTTgaagaatcattttttaaacaagtcttgaaaatatattttatatattcaaaaatacGTTTTTGAAATATGGGAGAAATGGccactttcaaaaaagaaaggcaaaaaaaatccTATAGCCAAAACAATAGAAGGAATTGCGaaggaaaaataatacaaatgcaGTGCAGCCCTTATTTATAATATCAAACAACACAGCATCTGGAGGcagtggtaattttttttaaagtattttcaccATGGTTTAGAAGCCGTCTCTTCAGCAGTAGACTTTATTTTCCTATATGTGTAGTtcaaaatatatgtaattataaaaaGTTTAAGCGACAGAGTTCTTAAGTCTCCATGGGTAATGATTTAGGGGATTTGTCTCTTACCTCTCAACTGAAATTATCCAGATGGGTCTCCTTTAGCCTGTTAACTCCGTAAAAGCCTTGACTATGACTCTTTAAAGACTGGTGTCCTTTTCTGGGTCTCTAGGTGTGGCAAAAGCTCACAGGCGCCAGGTTTTCTTAATTACTGtaggaaaacaaaaccacaggaGTCCCCATCGACAATGAATGAATGGGTCACGGATAGGCCCATTTTGTAGGAGAAAGAAGAGCCCGCAGGGTTTGCATCGCCTGTGCCAACTGGTGCTTCACTTGCCCAGAATTGGCCGGATTACTGGGTCTCGTTTCCTTAGCCTGGGAAACAAAGTTTGGGCTGTAAGTCTGTGGAAACTTGGACACTCCCACTGCTGGTAActctcctccttttttctttttcttttcctacaAAGCTTTTCTGGAAAATAAGTTCAAGGAGTAAAGATCACTACTGCCAGCGTGGTTTTGCTAAGCAAATGTTTTGAAGGTTCGGGGGTAGTGCCGATTTTCCCTTCCTGCCCTCAGCGTTTGAGCCCTTTGGGAACAGACATGACAAGCCAGTGGCGATAAGGGCTGGACTCTAAAACTCTGCCCTCCTGTTATTGAGATACCTCTTTGCCTAGCTTTTCCCCCGTAGCCCAGCAGCTTCCTTGTCTCCCTTTCTAAGTGGGCCTCCGTGGGCCATTGTCTGTTCACCCCTCAGCTCACGAACGATGAGGAAATCCATAACGTGGGGACGTCCTTGACCTTCGGCTTCGGCACACTGACCTGCTGGATCCAGGCTGCCTTGACGCTCAAAGTCAACATCAAGAACGAAGGCCGGAAGGTTGGAATCCCGCGGGTCATCCTCTCGGCCCTGATCACGCTCTGTGTGGTCCTCTGTATCCTTTCCACGGGAAGAGGTTCTGTGTCGGGGAGACGGGGGTGGGGAGTTGGGGGGGGTGAGAGCACGGATACAGGTAGACGTTGCCATTGGCGGTGGCTTAGGGTGACTCACAGCATCGCAGACTCTAAAGACCGACTGGGAAAGGAAATGGGCATGACCACAAAACCTCTGCAGCAGAATCCTCATGCCAAAGAGGAGGTGGAGAACGAAAAATAAAAGGAGTTCTTCCTCTCAAGGTTGTTCCCATCTACAGGAAAGGTGCTGTGGGGTCTCCTTAGTTAGTGGCCTGAAAGTCTCCCTTTGTGAAAAATGCAGAACGCATAACCAGGAGAGAATGGTGGGTTTTTTCCCCATCTTAAAACACAGTGTTTCCTGGTGACTTCAGTAATGGCCTTGTAATTTCAACTCTTAGTGCTAAAATGAATTTGAAGGGGAAAAGACCCTTGTATGTTTCAGGAAAGTAAACTTCTTTGGAAAACAAAGTCAAGAATTGACTACGGATGTGTGTGTAGTTTGCCTAAACAAATATGTGAGGTTTCAGGCTGCTATTCATTttctgccctccccgccccctcgccCCAGGGTTTGAACAATTGAGAACAGGCAGAGGAGCCAGATGGGGATGGAGAATCAGCCTTTATTCCAGCTTAGCTCCGAAAGCCAAACGCTGCAGGGCTGATCTCTTGCACCCTGGGGTTGAACTTGTCCGCCCAGTAAGAAGCACAGAAATGGGGGAAAGGCAGAGTGCCTACTGCACTCAACCcccagcagatggcagagagagagagaatatgagtgaGTCTTGTTAAGATGCAGCACGTGACCCCCACTGACGGTCCTACCAATGAGATCAGTCACTCATTCTGTGGGGCGGAGTAATAGAGGTATTCGCTCCAATAGTTCCTCCTCCTCAGGAAACCAGGGAAGATGGAAACCAAGGTTCCTAGGGGACAGAATGTACAGCTAACACAATTCTACATATTCATAGTAATCAACAGTATGAGAGGgtgttcagaaagttcatggaaaatgaggatTATGAGAGAGCTGTGCACGTGTTTAAGCAGCTTCTGCACCAAAGTAAGCTGCTCTTTCAGCTCCACGTTTCCACACACTTCTTGAGCaccttaaaatgttaaaaattattatttactcaatctatttgagagacagagagatggacagagaaagagagagaggagagctcctatattctggttcactccccaagtacccacaacagccagggctgggccaggccaaacccagaagccaggagctcatcaACCCAAGTCTTCTGCATGAAAGGCacgggcccaactacttgagccatccctgctgcctccgggcagttcattagcaggaagctggaacctagagcagagctgggactcacacctgGCCACTCCAGTGTGGACCAGAGGCATCCCGAGGTGTGCTAAGCACTAGGCCGAACACGTAGCTGCAGTGTGCAACACATTATTCTACACACTTTAAAGGTATCACGCTCTTACTCCTCACTTAACAGGTAAAAACAGTAAATCACAAAGAACTTAATTTCACAAGGAAATTAATTTGCCTGTGATCACACAAATAGTATTTGGTGCATCAAGGTTGAAACTAGACCTCAGCTTTTGCTCCCTTAGCCACTGTACCATCCCACCTTAGAGTAAGGGGCTCTAAAATGCGAAAGGATTCGGCATTCAAAGACAGTCTTCAGTTGGTGGCGTGGGTGGGGTCTGGCTTCTTCCCTCATCTCCTGCCATTCAGTCATTTCATTGGTTTTCCGAAGCCCCGCAGTCACATGAGGGAACACTTAAGGCTTGAAACGTGGGCCAAAAGCTTGCCTTGTGCTAGGAACCTCATCAAACATCTTGTGATCAAAAAGACCCAGACTCTGCCAGTGTGAGACTTGGAGACTTCTCCACTCCCCATGAACTTGAGTGAGACGTTAATATTGCTTTGGCAGTATTTTAAACCCTTAGTCAGAAGCGTATGCCCAGACTCTAGTCTGAGTGTTGAGCTCACATCAAATTATTCTGAGCCGTGTTGCTTCTGAACACGTGGAAGCATTTTTAATTCCTAGGTGAAAGGATCCAGGCCTAGTCAAGACAACTAAGGTTCATTTCACCTGCTGTTTTGCTCTCTGAAAATCTCCCAAGATTTTAGATCTGAGTTCTAAAGATAGAACCAATTCTGTGgggatatttataatttttttaaagatttatttatttgaaagagttccagagagagaaggaaaggcaaatagagagaaagagagcttccattcactgcttcactccccagatggccgcaatgaccagggcaaagccaggagccaggtcttccaggccttccatgtgggtggcaggggcccaaacatttgggccattctccgtggctttcccagaccattagcagggagctggctcagaagtggagcagccgggtctcgaactggggcccatttgggatgctggtgtctttacccactccaccacgGAACCGGCCccatatttctgatttttttaaagtagacaCAGTTAGACCTCCGCCTTTGGCCTTGCACTAAAACATGCTGTCAACTTGTTCCCCTTCCCACCCCGGCTCCTGCTTCCatgtattcttcttctttttttttttttttttgacaggcagagtggacagtgagagagagatagggagaaaggtcttcctgtgccgttggttcaccctccaatggccgctgcggttggcatgctgcggccggcgcaccgcgctgatccgaaggcaggagccaggtgcttctcctggtctcccatggggtgcagggcccaagcacttgggccatcctccactgcgctccctggccacagcagagagctggcctggaagaggggcaaccgggacagaatccggcgccccgaccgggactagaacccggtgtgccggcgccgcaaggcggaggattagcctgttgagccacggcgccggcccaatccatgtattcttttgtttgtgtacacacacaacacGCAGGTCCCTGGATGCTCCATAGATATTCAGGCATAGCAGTCTCAgccatttctttactttttaaaaattgcttattgCCATGTGGGCACAAGTTTAAATCTGATACTAGCCGTGAAGCTGGCCAGTGAAGTATTGTCTGAAAGACAATAGTGAGAATTGGAATAGGGAAAGCTGTCACCGGACACGGCTTACATGGAGGTAGTTAGCATTTTGGTATCTTTGAAATTATTCCCGCAGACGTTATGATAACCATGAACCCATAGTCATttgcagtgataaaaaaaaaaaaaaaaacaaacaaaaaacaaactttatttttctggCCAGCTAACTGCTTTGCAGTTGTAATCTTCTTGCTAATCTCAAATCTCTTGAGCAGCTGCAGAGTTAAGGGCTGGGCGCGTGACCAGGGAGTCAGGTGCTTGTGTGAATCCGATCTCCACCAATTAATACCTATGTGAGTGACCTCAGGCAAGTTACTTACCcacttggcctcagtttccctaattGTAAGCGAACTGATGGTAGCAGGATCGCTGCGAGGATGAAGCACGATTACTCATGAAAGGACTCAGAGCGTATCTGGCGCAAAGAGCCCAGAGTGTTACCTGGGGCGGGCACTTGGcacatcagttaagatgcctctggggctgcccacatcccacgtcagtGTCTGGGTCTGACTCCCGCttgtgcttctgatgcagcttccggataaagcacaccctggggagcagccggTGAGGGCTGACACTCAGGTCCCTGCCCCtcctgtgggacacccagatgagtttccaggctcccggctttggtctggccctggcctgactgttgtgggcatttggggagtgaaccagtgaatggaatctctctctctctctctctctctctctctctctctctatctctttaataaaatgaaagtaagtaaGTTTAAAACATCTGTAATATTATTATTCATGCAAATCCCTGGGCTGGGCAAGCATGGTGAAGCTTCCAGCCGTGCCAGGCTTTGGCTGTGACCCGGCTCCGCCCTGAACGCCCCCCGGTGGCTGAGGCGCATGCTCTCCTTGACCGGTCCTCCGCAGACTTCATCCTCATGGCCCAGGACATCCACATGTATGCTGCCAGGGTGCAGTGGGGCCTGGCCATGTGCTTCCTGTCCTATTTCGGCACCCTGGCCGTGGAGTTCCGGCACTACCGCTACGAGATTGTGTGCTCCGAGGCCCAGGAGAACTTCCTGAGCTTTTCGGAGAGCCTGTCGGAGGCTTCGGAGTACCAGACCGACCAGGTGTGAGCCCGGCCGAGCTGCCTTGCCGAGGATGTGGGTGTGATGGCGACAGGGGCCCGGGAGGACACACTCACAGGACTGGATGCagaaccatacacacacacacatacacacacatgcacacacctgccAAATGAGCTTTTCAGGGCAAGTTCTCTTCTTTCGATGAAGTAGCCCAAGCCCTAAGGTGTTGAAATCCACACTGTTAACACTGAAAAAATATATGCACGACAGAGCCGGAAGCCGGAAGCTTGTGCATGATCAcccgtctgtctctccctctcccagtgtTCCCTGCTCTGCCCATCCTCTTCACGTGTTTCAGACATCCTGAGCACCCTGCCGTCCAGTAGGGCGTGAGTAACACTCGCGAGAGGCGAATGACTGACTCCCGCCCTAGGCTGCCTTTCGTTCCCCAGGGCCTGGAGCTAGCGCGCAAGGAAGTTCTGGGTTTGGCAGGAATACTCTTTGAGTGGCTCATCGCGCGTCATCTAGTTGGATGGATGCTCAGTGGAGAGAACGGGACGGTGACCCCGTGTAGCCGCACGAAGGCATGACTTGGACTTTCCCACGAGTGCTCCCTTCATCTCTGTCCTGTGGTCAGCCGTGTGGCCCCAGTGGCAGGAAATGCCACCGACTGGGAGAGGGAAGTCCGCTGTTGTGAACTGGACTGAGAGCAAGAACATCTCCAAATGTGAATATTTGTTGGGACGTGGTCAGCTTGGCCTGGTGCAAAATGGGAGTGGCGAGATGGGGGGTGTGGTTTTTGCTTCCACGGTTTGCCATGTacagtttctgttttctgtgtcaCAGTTTaccttttttcatttgtttaagtaACTGTCATGAGTCTCCTTAGGCCCCGTGGACAGAGATGCAGACCCAAGTGCAAGTCCACTTTGGGCTCAGCCATgctgaaagaggaaaagaaaaatgtcgCCTGCCCACTTTGCTGCTTTTATGTTTGAGGCTTAGAAGAGTCCACAGAAAAGTGGcaacaaaatatgaatatgtagacgTAGTAAGAAGAACTCATGCTGGATGCTTACAAGAAATAGAAGTGCTTTAGGGCACTTGCTCTAACATTGAGGACTTGCCACAAGTCCAAATGAGGGGAGACTTCCTTCATAGATGTCTCTCGCCCACATCTAATATCTTTGCAGATTAAGGGCTTTTCAAACTTGGAATCTGTAGAAGTCAATTCAAAGATGGCCCTCCTAAAGACCACACTGCAGCCCAATACATAGTTTGCACCTGCTAAGCACTCAGAACTCAGACTGCGAGTGCTCTTCATAGAGAGTCAAATTCCAGATCCCCAGTGCGCTGGCGTGGGCCCAGGTGAAAGCCCTCCATGATTGCATCTTGTTTTAAGAAAACCCCAAACAGACTTGATAAGGGCCTTGGATTTCATGGCCCATCCTGGGAAAGACATTGTCACTTACCACACCCCTGAGTCAGCTGCTTGCAGAGGGGCTCATTGTTTTCACCTCTGTATCCATCCCCACCTCCtagtacagtgcctggcacatagtaggtgctcagtaaacagCTGGTGACTAGAACCCTCGATAGTCAAAGGGTCAGAGGATCAGAGAGAAGATGGAAATGGCTGCTTCCTGGGGGGCGTAAATGGAGTCgggaagaggggaggggcggTGAGAGTACCTGGAAAGTGTAAATAGGATGTGAGAAGAACCAAGCAGAGAGCATTCTCCTATGAAGCAGGCATCTTCCTGTAGATAGACCCAGGGgacattttaatcattttgaaCTCCTTTTgggtttcctttattttttttttttcaattttatattttaaaagttttatcgAAGAACAAAGATTTGTGAGGTTTCTCTTACTCTCCACAATCCGAAGTGAACAGCTTTCGGTGGTGCACCTGCACACTCTCTGAAGAGCGTATCTGGTAGCCTAGTTAGCACAATCAAGCAGTGACGGATGTGACTCGCTGGGACCTGGCcactaaataaacttcttttatgCAGAGCTCTGATTCGTCTGTTACCCCGCCGTTGTTGCTCTGACAGTGAAGCCTGTGCGCTCTCGGCCAGGTGTGCTGAAAATGAATGTCGGGGCCACACTGGCAGGCAGGGCGTTTGCCAGCACAGCGGCCAGTTCTCAGAGTCTGGACACCAGCCACGTGCCTACAATCTGAGTGTGACGTACCGCACCTAGAGTTAGCCTCCGGTTTCTTAAGTTGAAGGCCTCAGGTTGAACTCCTCTCACTTTGGATGCCAGTTGTGCCTGCAGCCCACAGGTTAAACCTTCACTCCGCGTAGGCTGGCTGCAAAGTCCGGGGGAGGAGGGGTCCCGTGCCCCCCTCCCCAATTCAGGATCTATAGTTTGCCAGGGCAGCTCGGAGAACTCAGGAAAACACTTCGCTTCCATCTGCCGGCTTATTGTAAAGGCTGCAGCTCAGGAACAGCCACATGGAAGAGATacagagggcaaggaggggaggtgGGTGGCGCCTCCAGGCCCATGGAGCCCACACACAGGCACCCAGCACCGCTGGACGTCCATCCAGTGGACATACTCCACGTCTCCTGCCCTGGAGACTACAGAGCTCCACGGGCGACTTTTCCCTTCCCCCGGGGACTTGTCACTCGGTCTTTCCACTGACTAGCCCCATCCCGAGGCTATCTGAGGGTCCCCTGCCTAACACCCCATTAGCATAGAGTCGGTGGGCCCCAAAGGGGCTTGTGATGAGTGACAAGAGACCCCTGCCGGGAGAGGCCAAGGGTTTCGGGAGTTCGGGACCAGCATGGGGACAAGTCCAAGTGTACTTTAGCACCACATACGTAAGTGAAGAACAGGACTCGCGACCTCCTCGGGGTTAAGAACCACAGCATCCACACCGGGGGCCACGAGCAGGGAGGGCCCAGTGAAGGCGACAAGGAGGACCAAGTCTGAAATGTACTCAGGTACATCTTGGGTCATCCAACTAAGCCTCTTGAAGAAGAAACCACTCAAGTGGTTAGGAAAgcgagaattttaaaataatgtttatatgtTAAAGACGTAGGCGTTTTTTATTTCATGGATGACTGGCACTGGGTTAGAGGAGTTATGTGTTAGGCTCTCTTTATCCCTCACGTGGGAAAGCCAAATTTTCCTGTCCTGAAATCTGTGATCTCTTGGTTATAATTACAGACTAAACATCACAGATGACTTTATTTTTGTCCCTAAGGCTATGGTAGGACCAGCTGGGTTTTGCCATTCCAAGGGAAAACTTGAAGTTTCTTTGTCACTCTCGCTGCCTGTCCAGGATCAGCCAGGGGTCCATGGCAGTGACCCGATGCTGGCTGACAGCGAGGCTTCCTCTCAACACCTGCTTGCACAGCCACTCACTGGCCCGTACAGCTTCTGCCAGGAAGCGATACATCACCTGTCACCGCCTGGGGCACAGCACACGGCTATGTCAGAGGGTGGCGTGCCCACCACGTGCCCAGAGTGGGAGACGCAGCGTATGTGAGCAGCCGCAGTGACCACCACAGGAGTCCCAGATCTTTCTGCCACTCCTTCCAAGTGGGAGTGCTAAGGACCCATCGGAGAACCCGCCATAATGCAGAGACGGAGGAGgggctccctgtgggtggcacGTTTCCATCCGCAGTGTGCCTcaccctcactgtccactcggttTTATTGGCTGTGTCGCTTTTTCCCTGACATCCTAACACAGGGGCACACCTTGCCTCAGCCCCCACAACTCTTGTCTGCACACCCTGTCTTGGTGACCTCACTGAGTGTTGTAATTTTAAATACCGGGTAGGTGTTGGGCACAGGGGTTACGATccggcttgggacacctgcctgcCACAAcccagtgcctgagtttgagtcccagctcagctgtgatgccagttgcagcttcctgccaaggtgccccctgggaggcaggaggttgGGTCCatagattgggttcccagctgtcaactttggcctggcccagcccagctgttgcaggcaggaccagcagatgggagatttctctgtctccctctctctctgcctctcaaataaatacatgttggcATCTGCTGACTTTTCCCAGGTTCTCCAGCCCAGGCCTCTGTCCTAAATGTCAGACTTGTCTATTCAACTACCTTCAGGACATCTCCATTTGAAAGGCATCTTGGAGTTAACATCTGATCTGAACCCTTCAGACTCACCCTTCCCGCCCACTCACCCCCATCCCTGCAGTCTTCCCATCTAAGTTAAGGACGACTCATCTTTCCTTCGCTCATACTGATGAACTTACCTCTTTTCCCCCTTAAACCCCACTTCTGGATCCAGCGCTGTGGCTGtaataggctaagcttctgcctacagcaccagcatcccatgtgggcgccggttcgtgtcccagctcctcttcttctgatccagctctctgctatggcctggggaagcagtggaagatggcccaaatgcttgggtccctgcacccatgtgggtggacttggacccggaagcagctcctggctcctggcttcagatcagttcagctttggccactgtggccatttgaggagtgaaccagaggatggaagaccccactctgtctctttttctctgcctgtaactgttatctttcaaataaatagataaaatctttaaaaaagcaaaaacaaaaacccacgcCTATCAGCATGTCCTCTCTAGAGGAGAAAATTCACTAGAATTTACCTACTGCCCCCACCTGGTCCAGGCCAGTAATACTGCTCCTGGGTTTTACAGTAacctaaaaaaaagtctttgcctcATTATTTGCTGCCTTTAGCCTGTCCTCAATACAGCAGTCAAAATGATCTTACCAAAAGCCAaattgggagaaaatgtttgcattaaAGTTTAAGATACAACTCAGTTGACCTATTATTTTGTTTCAAAGTGAATGGGTTCAAATCTGTGCTctgttctcaattccagcttcctggtga encodes:
- the TMEM150C gene encoding transmembrane protein 150C, with the protein product MDGKKCSVWMFLPLVFALFTSAGLWIVYFIAVEDDKILPLNSAERKLGVKHAPYISIAGDDPPASCVFSQVMNMAAFLALVVAVLRFIQLKPKVLNPWLNISGLVALCLASFGMTLLGNFQLTNDEEIHNVGTSLTFGFGTLTCWIQAALTLKVNIKNEGRKVGIPRVILSALITLCVVLYFILMAQDIHMYAARVQWGLAMCFLSYFGTLAVEFRHYRYEIVCSEAQENFLSFSESLSEASEYQTDQV